A single genomic interval of Granulicella tundricola MP5ACTX9 harbors:
- the purF gene encoding amidophosphoribosyltransferase, with product MNTTLSLAQDMQDHEADDHLDKLREECGVMAVYNHPDAARLTYWGLYSLQHRGQESGGIASADGEHVNDIKGMGLVSEIFTDDVLQKLPGHLAIGHTRYSTTGDSALLNAQPISVESTKGLIAIAHNGNLINLGTAKERLERDGAIFQTTSDSEIIIQLVAHSKCTTLVDCMAEALAQVEGAFSIVMMTRNRIFAARDPHGFRPLCMGRVTGEDGAPDTFVFASETCALDLLHAKYERDVEPGELVMVSEDGVTSRHFAKGSVPPASCVFEHVYFARPDSKVFGRWVQKSREEMGRQLARESAVPADLVVPVPDSGVTAAIGYAAESGIPFNFGLIRNHYVGRTFIEPTQRVRDFGVRMKLNPSRALLEGKRVILIDDSIIRGTTSRKIVRMVRAAGATEVHLRISCPPTISPCFYGVDTPSREHLIAANKSLAEICAYIEADSLAYLSLVGLTHSCTTGEPLGGLSPASFCTACYTGEYPTQMIDVSEILPAPAMPLA from the coding sequence ATGAACACCACCCTCTCCCTGGCCCAAGACATGCAAGATCACGAAGCCGACGACCACCTCGACAAGCTCCGCGAAGAGTGCGGCGTCATGGCCGTCTACAACCACCCTGACGCAGCCCGCCTCACCTATTGGGGTCTTTACTCCCTCCAGCATAGAGGCCAGGAGTCCGGCGGAATCGCATCCGCGGACGGCGAGCACGTCAACGACATCAAGGGCATGGGCCTCGTCTCGGAAATCTTCACCGACGACGTCCTCCAGAAGCTCCCCGGCCACCTCGCCATAGGCCACACCCGCTATAGCACCACCGGCGACTCCGCCCTCCTCAACGCCCAGCCCATCAGCGTTGAATCCACCAAGGGGCTGATTGCCATTGCGCACAATGGGAACCTGATCAACCTCGGCACCGCCAAGGAGCGCCTGGAGCGCGATGGAGCCATCTTCCAGACCACCTCGGACTCCGAGATCATCATCCAGCTCGTCGCCCACTCCAAATGCACCACCCTCGTCGATTGCATGGCGGAAGCCCTCGCCCAGGTCGAAGGCGCGTTTTCCATCGTCATGATGACGCGCAACCGCATCTTCGCCGCGCGCGATCCGCACGGCTTCCGCCCGCTCTGCATGGGCCGAGTCACCGGAGAAGACGGCGCGCCGGACACCTTCGTCTTCGCCTCCGAGACCTGCGCCCTGGACCTCCTCCACGCCAAGTATGAGCGTGACGTAGAGCCCGGCGAGCTCGTCATGGTCTCGGAAGACGGCGTCACCAGTCGCCACTTCGCCAAGGGCTCCGTCCCGCCCGCCTCCTGCGTCTTCGAGCACGTCTACTTCGCCCGCCCGGACTCCAAGGTCTTCGGCCGCTGGGTCCAGAAGTCCCGTGAAGAGATGGGTCGCCAGCTCGCACGCGAGTCGGCAGTCCCCGCAGACCTCGTCGTCCCAGTCCCCGACTCCGGCGTAACAGCCGCCATCGGCTACGCCGCAGAGTCCGGCATCCCGTTCAACTTCGGGCTCATCCGTAACCACTACGTAGGTCGCACCTTTATCGAACCCACCCAGCGCGTCCGCGACTTCGGCGTCCGCATGAAGCTCAACCCCTCCCGCGCCCTGCTCGAAGGCAAGCGCGTCATCCTCATCGACGACTCCATCATCCGCGGAACGACAAGCCGAAAAATCGTGCGGATGGTCAGAGCCGCCGGAGCCACGGAGGTCCACCTCCGCATCTCCTGCCCCCCCACCATCTCGCCCTGCTTCTACGGTGTCGATACCCCCAGCCGCGAACACCTCATCGCCGCCAACAAGAGCCTCGCCGAGATCTGCGCCTACATCGAAGCCGATTCCCTCGCCTACCTCTCCCTCGTCGGCCTCACCCACTCCTGCACCACCGGCGAGCCGCTCGGCGGCCTCTCCCCGGCCAGTTTCTGCACCGCCTGCTATACCGGCGAGTACCCCACCCAGATGATCGACGTTTCGGAGATCCTACCCGCTCCAGCCATGCCGCTCGCATGA
- the purL gene encoding phosphoribosylformylglycinamidine synthase subunit PurL, with the protein MPNEYVFPTSTPPPTPTTISPALLKTHSITPDEYTRIEAALGRVPSLTELGIFSVMWSEHCSYKSSRVHLKRLPTKGTRLSGPGAVVQGPGENAGIIDVGEGWACAFKIESHNHPSYIEPYQGAATGVGGILRDIFTMGARPMAVMDSLRFGPLTPESDKKDDTTDYARNRQTMAGVVHGVGGYGNCFGVPNLGGETRFEQCYSGNPLLNAFALGLVRTDEIFYAKAEGVGNPVFYVGAKTGRDGIHGATMASEEFTEGSEQKRPNVQMGDPFLEKLLLEACLEVMQTGAVLGIQDMGAAGLTCSTCEMGARGSLGVTIELDKVPQRETGMSTYEIMLSESQERMLLVAAKGREEEVLAVFRKWGLDCAEVGLVTADDVMRVYHGGILEAEIPNKSLTDDAPVYHRPVGTWTAPVPKDPPAWVLEELKKPRDYTADLKKLLASANICDKRWIYEQYDSMVQTNTVQGPGGEAGVIRIKGTGKQDAPERGLAMALAGNGRWCYLDPKLGAMHAVAEAARKVACTGATPVAATNCLNFGNPEKPEIMAQLSQAIDGITEACNALGTPVTGGNVSLYNETKGEGIYPTPVIGIVGILDDVTKAVPSGFVSAGHKVIQIAAKWDVDSYPVEAFGSSDYAKTILQTIWGRPEWFDLREAAQLNKCLISLASEGLLRSACDLSDGGLAVALAKACLTNGVGVNADSSRTAISLFGEQACSVVISCSSEDESKVRSIVEGYDLHVWALGDTTDRDDFWLATGKKPAILTTVSELRTAYSTALESQLAEEVLA; encoded by the coding sequence ATGCCAAACGAGTACGTTTTCCCCACGTCTACGCCGCCCCCCACGCCCACCACCATCAGCCCGGCGCTCCTCAAAACGCATTCCATTACGCCGGACGAGTACACGCGCATTGAAGCCGCGCTCGGTCGCGTGCCTTCGCTGACTGAGCTGGGCATCTTCTCGGTTATGTGGTCGGAGCACTGCTCCTATAAGTCCAGCCGCGTCCACCTCAAGCGCCTGCCCACCAAGGGCACCCGTCTCAGCGGCCCAGGCGCGGTCGTGCAAGGGCCCGGCGAGAACGCCGGCATCATCGACGTAGGCGAAGGCTGGGCCTGCGCCTTCAAGATCGAGTCCCACAACCACCCCAGCTATATAGAGCCCTATCAGGGCGCGGCCACCGGCGTCGGCGGCATCCTCCGCGACATCTTCACCATGGGCGCACGCCCCATGGCCGTCATGGATTCGCTCCGCTTCGGCCCGCTTACCCCTGAGAGTGACAAAAAAGACGACACCACTGACTACGCCCGCAACCGCCAGACCATGGCCGGCGTCGTCCACGGCGTAGGCGGCTACGGCAATTGCTTCGGCGTGCCCAACCTCGGCGGCGAAACCCGCTTTGAGCAGTGCTACTCCGGCAACCCCTTGCTGAACGCATTTGCATTGGGCCTGGTGAGAACCGACGAGATCTTCTACGCCAAGGCGGAAGGCGTCGGCAATCCCGTCTTCTACGTCGGGGCTAAGACTGGAAGAGACGGTATTCACGGTGCCACCATGGCATCGGAAGAGTTCACCGAAGGCTCCGAGCAGAAGCGCCCCAACGTCCAGATGGGCGACCCCTTCCTCGAAAAACTCCTCCTCGAGGCCTGCCTGGAGGTCATGCAGACCGGCGCAGTCCTCGGCATTCAGGACATGGGCGCAGCCGGCCTGACCTGCAGCACCTGCGAGATGGGCGCACGCGGCTCGCTCGGCGTCACCATTGAACTCGACAAGGTCCCCCAGCGCGAGACCGGCATGTCCACCTACGAGATCATGCTGTCGGAGTCGCAGGAGCGCATGCTGCTCGTCGCCGCCAAGGGCCGCGAAGAAGAGGTCCTCGCCGTCTTCCGCAAGTGGGGCCTGGACTGCGCGGAGGTCGGCCTCGTCACCGCCGACGACGTGATGCGCGTCTACCACGGCGGCATCCTCGAAGCCGAGATCCCAAACAAGTCTCTGACTGACGACGCCCCGGTCTACCACCGCCCGGTCGGCACCTGGACCGCACCCGTCCCCAAGGACCCACCCGCCTGGGTTCTCGAAGAGCTCAAGAAGCCCCGCGACTACACCGCCGACCTCAAGAAGCTCCTCGCCTCTGCCAACATCTGCGACAAGCGCTGGATCTACGAGCAGTACGACTCCATGGTCCAGACCAACACCGTCCAGGGCCCCGGCGGAGAGGCCGGCGTCATCCGCATCAAGGGCACCGGCAAGCAGGACGCACCGGAGCGAGGCCTCGCTATGGCCCTCGCCGGCAACGGCCGCTGGTGCTATCTCGACCCCAAACTAGGCGCGATGCACGCCGTAGCCGAAGCCGCCCGCAAGGTCGCTTGCACCGGCGCAACCCCGGTCGCCGCCACCAACTGCCTCAACTTCGGCAACCCTGAAAAACCCGAGATCATGGCCCAGCTCTCCCAGGCCATCGACGGCATCACCGAAGCCTGCAACGCCCTCGGCACCCCCGTCACCGGCGGCAACGTCAGCCTCTACAACGAAACCAAAGGCGAAGGAATCTACCCCACCCCCGTCATCGGCATAGTGGGCATTCTGGACGATGTAACTAAAGCCGTGCCATCAGGTTTTGTTAGCGCGGGCCACAAGGTCATCCAAATTGCCGCCAAGTGGGATGTTGATTCTTACCCCGTCGAAGCATTTGGGTCCTCGGACTATGCGAAGACCATCCTTCAGACAATCTGGGGGAGGCCTGAGTGGTTTGATCTCAGAGAAGCGGCCCAGCTAAATAAGTGCTTGATTAGTCTTGCAAGTGAAGGGTTGTTGAGGTCGGCGTGCGATCTGTCCGATGGAGGTCTTGCGGTCGCTTTGGCAAAGGCTTGCCTAACCAACGGCGTAGGCGTGAACGCTGACTCCAGTCGAACCGCAATCTCGCTGTTTGGAGAACAAGCTTGTAGTGTCGTCATTTCCTGTTCGTCAGAGGACGAGTCCAAGGTTCGGTCCATTGTTGAAGGATATGATCTGCACGTATGGGCCTTAGGTGACACAACCGACCGCGATGATTTTTGGCTCGCCACAGGAAAGAAACCGGCAATTTTGACAACGGTAAGTGAACTCCGCACCGCCTACTCCACCGCCCTCGAATCCCAACTAGCCGAAGAGGTGCTCGCATAA
- the dut gene encoding dUTP diphosphatase, with protein sequence MNAESSPDLEISVLKLHPYAQLPRYAHTGPYGDLAADLHAVEPLTLAPAETRAVPTGIALGLPDGFGALVEDRSGLASRGITTLAGVIDPGYRGEVKVVMTNLSAIPHTIAAGDRIAQLRIVRRIEAAFTEVSTLDQTPRNQGGFGSTGA encoded by the coding sequence ATGAACGCAGAATCATCGCCCGACCTGGAAATCAGTGTTCTCAAACTTCATCCCTACGCCCAGCTTCCCCGCTACGCCCACACCGGGCCTTATGGCGATCTTGCTGCCGATCTCCATGCCGTAGAGCCACTTACACTGGCCCCGGCGGAGACCCGCGCAGTTCCCACGGGCATCGCGCTTGGCCTGCCTGACGGTTTTGGCGCATTGGTGGAGGACCGTTCCGGGCTCGCCTCACGCGGCATCACCACCCTCGCAGGAGTCATTGACCCTGGCTACCGGGGTGAGGTCAAGGTCGTCATGACGAACCTCTCCGCCATCCCTCACACCATCGCCGCCGGAGACCGCATCGCCCAGCTCCGCATCGTACGCCGCATCGAAGCGGCCTTCACTGAGGTCTCCACGCTGGACCAGACACCGCGCAATCAGGGCGGATTCGGGTCAACCGGAGCTTGA
- a CDS encoding alpha/beta hydrolase — MLKAKIKGTGTPGDVALVLMHFLGGSTREWDEVVGLLGDGFRTVAVDLPGFGEAAGEPGYSVAEMADAVEELIARLELGRYVLVGHSMSGKVSAVLARRAAETAHGRLAGLILVAPSPPSPEPMTDDKRAGMLESLGAAKDGDEARAKVYIGRNEERDIPPAVLARTVDEVLKMNRAAWVAWLESGSREDWGERVGVLDLPALVVAGEKDASLGEDSQRKFTLRHFSRAELKVVEGCSHLVPLERPTELAEMMRAFVAELGRVPVPAEYLEFIASERVSPRTRAVLEARMAGPEPTDMLTPEQMVTLRAMLARIVPQKGEGIDLAGYVAASLAKGKGDGWRYAVLPEDAKAYRDGLDSLRARGFDEMSDEDQDAALRALEEKKGSAEACWFEEVRGDATTAYISHPATLARIGHSGIGVGGANTQNKGFVAIGIGDVEAWEPKELVKA; from the coding sequence ATGCTGAAAGCGAAGATAAAAGGGACCGGCACGCCCGGCGATGTGGCACTGGTGCTCATGCACTTTCTGGGCGGCAGCACGCGGGAGTGGGATGAGGTTGTGGGTCTATTGGGAGACGGCTTCCGGACGGTGGCGGTGGACCTGCCGGGGTTTGGCGAGGCTGCGGGTGAGCCCGGCTACTCGGTTGCGGAGATGGCGGATGCTGTGGAGGAACTGATCGCGCGGCTGGAGCTGGGGCGGTACGTGCTGGTGGGGCACAGCATGAGCGGAAAGGTCTCTGCTGTACTGGCGCGACGGGCTGCGGAGACAGCGCACGGCAGGCTCGCGGGCCTGATTCTGGTGGCTCCGTCTCCGCCCAGCCCGGAGCCGATGACAGACGACAAACGTGCCGGGATGCTGGAGTCGCTGGGCGCTGCAAAGGACGGTGATGAGGCGCGAGCTAAGGTCTACATCGGCCGCAACGAGGAGCGGGACATCCCTCCCGCGGTGCTGGCGCGCACGGTGGACGAGGTGTTGAAGATGAACCGCGCCGCCTGGGTGGCGTGGCTGGAGAGCGGCAGCCGGGAGGACTGGGGAGAGCGCGTCGGCGTGCTGGACCTGCCCGCGCTGGTCGTTGCTGGGGAGAAGGATGCGTCGCTGGGCGAGGACTCTCAGCGCAAGTTCACGTTGCGGCATTTCTCCAGGGCGGAGCTGAAGGTGGTCGAAGGCTGTTCCCACCTGGTGCCGCTTGAACGGCCCACGGAGCTGGCGGAGATGATGCGGGCGTTTGTGGCAGAGCTGGGACGGGTGCCGGTTCCTGCGGAGTACCTGGAGTTCATCGCCTCGGAGCGGGTTTCGCCTAGAACGCGGGCGGTGCTGGAGGCTCGCATGGCTGGACCGGAGCCGACGGATATGCTGACGCCCGAGCAGATGGTGACGCTGCGTGCGATGCTCGCACGGATCGTCCCGCAGAAGGGTGAGGGAATCGACCTGGCTGGATATGTGGCGGCCTCGCTGGCCAAGGGCAAGGGCGATGGCTGGCGTTATGCCGTACTGCCGGAGGATGCGAAGGCGTATCGGGATGGGTTGGACTCCTTGAGAGCGCGTGGCTTCGACGAGATGAGTGATGAGGATCAGGATGCTGCTTTGAGGGCGCTTGAGGAGAAGAAAGGAAGCGCAGAGGCGTGCTGGTTTGAGGAGGTTCGCGGCGATGCTACGACCGCTTACATCTCGCACCCAGCGACGCTCGCGCGTATCGGCCACAGCGGCATCGGTGTAGGTGGCGCGAACACGCAGAACAAGGGATTTGTGGCGATTGGGATTGGCGATGTCGAGGCGTGGGAGCCGAAGGAGTTAGTGAAAGCGTGA
- a CDS encoding GMC family oxidoreductase, translating into MKSFSTNDVVDVVVIGTGAGGAPVMATLAEAGLSVVALEAGRWWDPAKDFAADEVQMSELYWLDERISAGETPTAFGGNNSGTGVGGSMLHWGAYAPRADERDLKLKTDSGLGVDFPLDYAELKPIYEELDRFMGVSGPTPYPWNESRQFPLGPIALNAPALAMQKGFAALGIRTAEAPIAAVSAKYTQPGYAERQPCVGCGFCHQGCVFNGAKGSMDVTWLPRALAAGVEIRPDSFVHQIELDAKGEVSAVVYRTKSEDHRQRCKAVFLCAGAVETPRLLLHTGLANSSGQVGRNFMAHVATQAWGTFAPEMRMNKGFPASLISEEMMRPADADFVGGYLVQPLGVVPVTFAKQVARGRGLWGQALVDYLDQYNHIAGIGINGDCLPYNGNYLELSDEADQRDGIGMPKPLIHFSYGENEKRMSEHGAKLMTSAWEAAGATDIWTFERSAHTIGTCRMGDDPKDNVVDAYGRSHDIPNLWISDNSTFPAALAANPAMTIMALALRSARQFLSLTRT; encoded by the coding sequence GTGAAGAGCTTCAGCACGAACGATGTGGTGGATGTAGTGGTGATCGGTACTGGCGCGGGCGGCGCACCCGTGATGGCGACGCTGGCTGAGGCGGGGCTTTCGGTGGTTGCGCTGGAGGCCGGGCGCTGGTGGGACCCGGCAAAGGATTTCGCAGCCGACGAGGTGCAGATGTCCGAGCTCTACTGGCTGGACGAACGCATCAGCGCAGGTGAGACGCCGACAGCCTTCGGGGGCAACAACAGCGGGACGGGCGTGGGCGGCTCCATGCTGCACTGGGGTGCGTATGCTCCGCGTGCGGATGAGCGGGACCTGAAGCTGAAGACGGACTCCGGGCTGGGCGTGGATTTTCCGCTGGACTATGCGGAGCTGAAGCCGATCTATGAGGAGCTCGATCGCTTCATGGGGGTCTCCGGGCCGACGCCTTATCCGTGGAATGAGAGCAGGCAGTTTCCGTTGGGGCCCATCGCGTTGAATGCGCCGGCGCTGGCGATGCAGAAGGGGTTCGCCGCGCTTGGGATCAGGACGGCTGAGGCGCCCATCGCTGCTGTCTCAGCGAAGTACACGCAGCCGGGGTATGCGGAGCGGCAGCCTTGTGTGGGGTGTGGATTTTGTCACCAAGGGTGCGTATTCAATGGGGCCAAGGGCAGCATGGACGTGACCTGGTTGCCGCGCGCTCTCGCTGCGGGAGTGGAGATCAGGCCGGACAGCTTTGTGCATCAGATTGAGCTCGATGCCAAAGGAGAGGTCTCGGCGGTGGTCTATCGCACGAAGAGTGAAGACCATAGGCAACGATGCAAGGCTGTGTTCCTCTGCGCGGGTGCGGTGGAGACGCCTCGGTTGCTGCTGCACACGGGACTTGCGAACTCCTCCGGGCAGGTGGGACGGAACTTCATGGCGCACGTCGCGACGCAGGCCTGGGGTACGTTTGCGCCGGAGATGCGGATGAACAAGGGCTTCCCTGCGTCGCTAATCTCAGAGGAGATGATGCGGCCTGCGGACGCGGACTTTGTGGGCGGCTACCTGGTGCAGCCTCTGGGCGTGGTGCCGGTGACCTTTGCGAAGCAGGTTGCGCGAGGGCGTGGGCTTTGGGGTCAGGCGCTGGTGGACTACCTGGACCAGTACAACCACATTGCAGGGATTGGGATTAACGGCGACTGCCTGCCGTATAACGGCAACTACCTTGAGCTTTCAGACGAGGCGGATCAGCGCGACGGCATCGGCATGCCCAAGCCGCTCATCCACTTCAGCTACGGCGAAAACGAAAAACGCATGAGTGAGCATGGAGCGAAGCTGATGACCTCGGCGTGGGAGGCTGCAGGCGCGACCGATATTTGGACCTTCGAGCGCTCGGCCCACACCATCGGCACCTGCCGTATGGGCGACGACCCGAAAGATAACGTGGTGGACGCGTATGGGCGGAGTCACGATATTCCGAACCTCTGGATCAGCGATAACTCCACCTTCCCGGCGGCGCTGGCGGCGAATCCGGCGATGACGATCATGGCGCTGGCGTTGCGTTCGGCACGGCAGTTCCTTAGCTTGACGCGCACCTAA
- a CDS encoding ArnT family glycosyltransferase, translating to MPSTQTRMQAVLRWMRAEDDPLRLPSRLFWVGLALRVAYITLAHTYKIRLILDHFQFGWEMGRIARSLATGYGFANPFNGHSGPTAWTPPLYPLLLAGVFKVFGVYTLKSAWVILTINSIFSAATGCAVYEIAWRCFGRDAKGLKVALWSGWLWALYPAAMQYAVHWVWDMALTALLFSWVLVLALRVRAVGDPTETNPQSARRWLLFGVLWGVIALSNSSLLTFLPACGLWMVWPELTGLPRHVLRALRNAVLAAVCCLAMLAPWVARNWYTFHAFIPMRANLGAELYQSVLQTNDGFPWGGTLSLAEADPEFQRYEHMGEVAFSKAQGERAKEIIRRDPRTFARHAALRVFFFWVSVPHPVEKSVFIEATREANYAFLSLAGLLGLALALHRRVPGAWLFFWAFALFPLIYYFITVQARFRHPLEPIITVLAVYLFQSAELPSEKRRRLAEAHA from the coding sequence ATGCCGTCGACTCAAACTCGTATGCAGGCCGTCTTGCGCTGGATGCGGGCGGAGGACGATCCCTTGCGGCTGCCCAGCCGACTCTTCTGGGTTGGTCTCGCGTTGCGCGTCGCCTACATCACGCTGGCCCACACATACAAGATTCGCCTCATTCTTGACCACTTCCAGTTTGGCTGGGAGATGGGCCGCATCGCCCGTTCGCTGGCTACGGGATACGGCTTTGCCAATCCATTCAACGGTCACTCCGGTCCCACCGCCTGGACGCCCCCGCTCTATCCGCTGCTGCTGGCCGGCGTCTTCAAGGTATTTGGCGTCTATACGCTCAAGTCGGCGTGGGTCATCCTCACCATCAACAGCATCTTCTCCGCGGCCACCGGCTGCGCGGTCTATGAGATCGCATGGCGCTGCTTTGGCCGCGATGCCAAGGGGCTGAAGGTCGCGTTGTGGTCAGGCTGGCTCTGGGCTCTGTATCCGGCGGCCATGCAGTACGCCGTGCATTGGGTCTGGGATATGGCGCTCACCGCGCTCCTGTTTTCCTGGGTACTCGTGCTTGCCCTGCGGGTCAGGGCCGTGGGCGATCCAACTGAAACAAATCCTCAAAGTGCCCGTCGCTGGCTGCTGTTCGGTGTTCTGTGGGGCGTGATCGCCCTATCGAACAGCTCCCTGCTGACCTTTCTCCCAGCCTGCGGGCTGTGGATGGTCTGGCCCGAGCTCACAGGCCTCCCGCGCCACGTATTGCGAGCGTTGCGCAACGCCGTTCTTGCCGCCGTCTGCTGCCTGGCGATGCTCGCGCCCTGGGTCGCGCGTAACTGGTACACCTTCCACGCCTTCATTCCCATGCGCGCCAATCTGGGCGCAGAGCTTTATCAATCCGTACTTCAGACAAACGATGGATTTCCCTGGGGTGGCACCTTATCGCTTGCGGAGGCTGACCCAGAGTTTCAACGCTATGAACATATGGGCGAAGTGGCCTTCAGCAAGGCGCAGGGCGAGCGCGCCAAGGAGATCATCCGCCGCGATCCCAGGACATTCGCAAGACACGCCGCATTACGAGTCTTCTTCTTCTGGGTCAGCGTTCCGCATCCCGTAGAGAAGAGCGTCTTCATCGAGGCCACGCGCGAAGCGAACTACGCCTTCCTGAGTCTGGCCGGCCTGCTCGGCCTCGCGCTCGCGCTGCATCGCCGCGTGCCCGGCGCTTGGCTGTTCTTCTGGGCCTTTGCGCTTTTTCCGCTTATTTATTACTTCATCACGGTGCAGGCGCGCTTCCGCCACCCCCTGGAACCGATCATCACGGTCCTGGCCGTCTATCTCTTTCAATCCGCTGAGCTGCCGTCAGAAAAGCGCCGCAGGCTCGCCGAGGCACACGCATGA
- a CDS encoding NAD-dependent epimerase/dehydratase family protein, with the protein MKQVLVTGGSGFFGGVLKRRLLAEGFAVVNIDLVQDPDHHANLTSIRGDIRDKPLLQRIFAENQFLSAFHCAAMLAHDTISDDELWTSNVDGTRNIAEACRAAGVSKMVNISSNCLWASNLGHEVAEDEIPAPVELYGRSKLAAEEALAEFPDLQIVTIRCPTIIDGGRLGLLAILFEFIQDGKRVWVVGDGGNRYQFIYAQDLAAACILTLGYEGSDLFHIGSDHVTSLRQVYQAVIDVAATKARVAQMPKAPTLLAMKLAHKLGVSPLGPYHYRMIAEDFIFDTRRIRERLGWAPTLTNNEMMVEAFRYYAASRKEIHARKDVSAHSKPAAMGVIRLLKWIS; encoded by the coding sequence ATGAAACAGGTTCTTGTTACCGGAGGCTCCGGGTTCTTTGGCGGAGTACTCAAACGCCGCCTTCTGGCGGAAGGCTTTGCCGTCGTCAATATCGATCTGGTGCAGGACCCCGATCATCACGCCAACCTGACCAGCATTCGCGGCGATATCCGCGATAAGCCCCTGCTGCAGCGCATCTTCGCCGAAAACCAGTTCCTTTCCGCCTTCCACTGCGCGGCCATGCTGGCGCACGACACCATCTCCGACGACGAGCTCTGGACCTCCAACGTCGACGGCACACGCAATATCGCCGAGGCCTGCCGCGCAGCCGGCGTATCCAAGATGGTCAATATCAGCTCCAACTGCCTGTGGGCCAGCAACCTGGGCCACGAGGTCGCAGAGGATGAGATTCCCGCGCCGGTCGAGCTCTACGGCCGCTCCAAGCTCGCTGCCGAGGAGGCTCTGGCGGAGTTCCCCGACCTTCAGATCGTCACCATCCGCTGCCCGACGATCATCGACGGCGGCCGCCTCGGCCTGCTCGCCATCCTGTTCGAGTTCATCCAGGACGGGAAGCGAGTCTGGGTGGTCGGCGACGGCGGCAACCGCTACCAGTTCATCTACGCTCAGGACCTCGCAGCGGCCTGCATCCTGACGTTGGGTTATGAGGGCTCGGACCTCTTCCACATCGGGTCCGACCATGTGACCAGCCTACGCCAGGTCTACCAGGCCGTCATCGACGTCGCCGCAACGAAAGCCCGCGTCGCCCAGATGCCCAAGGCCCCGACGCTGCTGGCGATGAAGCTCGCCCATAAGCTCGGGGTCTCGCCGCTCGGCCCGTACCACTATCGCATGATCGCGGAGGATTTCATCTTCGACACCCGCCGCATCCGCGAGCGCCTCGGCTGGGCCCCCACCCTGACCAACAACGAGATGATGGTGGAAGCCTTCCGGTACTACGCCGCCAGCCGCAAGGAGATTCACGCCCGCAAGGACGTCTCCGCGCACTCCAAACCGGCTGCCATGGGCGTGATCCGGCTGCTGAAGTGGATCTCATAG
- the rplU gene encoding 50S ribosomal protein L21 produces MAELRLIPVSAFRATPIQQQKNALGSGHPGSLVEISGSATAYEGSIMYAVIRTGGKQYRVAPGDVLKIEKVAHENGAVEFGEVLAVSGDAGSFEQSLEGAKVTGTVVGEGRGEKILVFKFKRKKQYKRMQGHRQSFTEVKINEVLVGGKSFKA; encoded by the coding sequence TTGGCGGAACTGCGTCTTATTCCAGTTTCTGCCTTCCGAGCAACACCCATCCAGCAACAGAAGAACGCGCTGGGAAGCGGGCATCCGGGTAGTCTTGTTGAGATTTCGGGATCCGCCACCGCGTATGAGGGTTCCATCATGTATGCAGTGATCCGCACAGGCGGGAAGCAGTACCGCGTTGCCCCAGGCGACGTGTTGAAGATTGAGAAGGTCGCTCATGAGAATGGCGCGGTCGAGTTCGGCGAAGTCCTCGCCGTCAGTGGCGATGCAGGCAGCTTCGAGCAGTCGCTCGAAGGCGCCAAGGTCACCGGAACCGTTGTGGGCGAAGGCCGCGGCGAGAAGATCCTGGTCTTCAAGTTCAAGCGCAAGAAGCAGTACAAGCGCATGCAGGGTCATCGTCAGAGCTTCACCGAGGTGAAGATCAACGAGGTTCTGGTCGGCGGCAAGAGCTTCAAGGCTTAG
- the rpmA gene encoding 50S ribosomal protein L27: MAHKKGLGSSKNGRDSNAQRLGVKKFGGEVVSGGSILVRQRGTPLKPGLNVGRGKDDTLFAKVSGVVRFQDRGQKGRFVSIDAAEIMSIPA; the protein is encoded by the coding sequence ATGGCACATAAAAAAGGTTTGGGATCGTCCAAAAACGGGCGCGATTCAAATGCACAACGCCTCGGCGTGAAGAAGTTCGGGGGGGAAGTCGTCTCCGGCGGCTCCATCCTGGTTCGGCAGCGCGGAACACCGCTCAAGCCGGGTCTCAACGTCGGTCGCGGTAAGGATGACACCTTGTTCGCCAAGGTCTCCGGCGTGGTCCGCTTCCAGGACCGTGGCCAGAAGGGCCGCTTCGTCTCGATCGATGCTGCCGAGATCATGTCGATCCCTGCGTAA
- a CDS encoding nucleotidyltransferase family protein codes for MQTIITENQEQIAELCRQHHVRSLAVFGSAARDDFDPARSDVDLLVEFGPLSDLEYAPNYFSLLRSFDRLFGRRVDMLTDPSIRNPYLRKSIECDKVYLYAA; via the coding sequence GTGCAGACAATCATCACAGAAAACCAGGAGCAGATCGCCGAACTCTGCCGTCAGCACCACGTGCGCAGTCTCGCTGTGTTTGGCTCTGCTGCCCGCGACGACTTTGACCCCGCACGCAGCGATGTCGACCTACTTGTAGAGTTCGGGCCTCTCAGTGACCTTGAGTACGCCCCCAACTACTTCTCTCTTCTCAGATCGTTCGATCGGCTCTTCGGACGCCGTGTCGATATGCTGACAGATCCTTCCATCCGCAACCCTTACCTTCGCAAGTCAATTGAATGCGATAAGGTTTACCTCTATGCCGCGTGA